From one Triticum urartu cultivar G1812 chromosome 3, Tu2.1, whole genome shotgun sequence genomic stretch:
- the LOC125544411 gene encoding 5'-nucleotidase SurE-like has protein sequence MAASSGDESRRPNPLPSGLVSNLQSVLAARRPPSPEDAGSTAAEAEAPTAETAADDAPAKPVVLLTCAGGIQSPGLAALVDALVKGGRCDVHVCAPESDKPVCGHSITIRQTVSATSVHFTGAKAFEISGTPVDCISLALSGRLFSWSAPALVISGINTGPNCGYEMFHSSAIAAAREALMCGVPSIAISLNWKKDETKDDDFKDAAGLCLPLIHAALADIEKGTFLKGCLLNVGVPSSPAANKGFKLTKQSIYSPAQSWQAVSTSRPQPAAHFMGMHQSLGIQLAQLGKDASAAGAARRGSTQRKTVEVESVAAAGKQQAREVVKKSFRAEFIEKLHKDLDDDIDVRALENGFISVTPLNVHGHVEPELEAPASDWLSAAVAVSEEKEAPAT, from the exons ATGGCCGCGAGCTCAGGCGACGAGTCCCGGAGGCCCAATCCCCTCCCCTCGGGGCTCGTGTCCAATCTGCAGTCCgtcctcgccgcccgccgcccgccttCGCCCGAGGACGCCGGCTCCAccgcggccgaggccgaggcCCCGACAGCGGAGACGGCGGCCGATGACGCGCCGGCTAAGCCTGTCGTACTTCTGACCTGCGCCGGCGGGATCCAGTCGCCGGGTCTCGCGGCGCTCGTCGACGCCCTCGTCAAGGGCGGCCGATGCGACGTCCACGTGTGCGCCCCTGAATC GGACAAACCTGTCTGTGGTCACTCCATTACCATCCGGCAGACTGTGTCTGCGACATCCGTCCATTTTACAGGGGCGAAGGCTTTTGAGATATCAG GGACGCCGGTGGATTGTATCTCATTGGCATTATCTGGGAGGCTATTTTCTTGGTCGGCACCTGCTTTG GTGATCAGCGGTATCAATACTGGGCCAAACTGCGGCTATGAGAT GTTCCACTCTTCTGCCATTGCTGCTGCAAGAGAGGCCTTAATGTGTGGGGTACCTTCAATTGCAATCTCATTGAATTG GAAGAAGGATGAAACCAAAGACGATGACTTCAAGGATGCAGCTGGGCTGTGTTTGCCACTGATACATGCTGCCTTGGCAGATATTGAGAAGGGAACTTTCCTCAAAGGGTGCCTGCTGAATGTTGGGGTTCCAAGCTCGCCAGCTGCAAATAAG GGTTTCAAGTTGACCAAGCAAAGCATATACAGTCCTGCTCAAAGCTGGCAAGCTGTGTCGACAAGTAGGCCTCAACCTGCTGCTCACTTCATGGGCATGCATCAAAGCCTTGGTATTCAGCTTGCACAGCTTGGGAAGGATGCTTCTGCAGCA GGAGCTGCACGCAGAGGTAGTACTCAGCGGAAGACAGTTGAGGTCGAGTCTGTTGCAGCTGCAGGGAAGCAACAAGCTCGAGAAGTAGTGAAGAAATCTTTCCGTGCCGAG TTCATTGAGAAGCTGCACAAAGATTTGGATGACGATATCGATGTGAGAGCTTTGGAAAATGGATTT ATATCTGTCACTCCTCTGAATGTGCACGGCCATGTCGAGCCTGAACTCGAAGCTCCAGCGTCAGACTGGCTGTCAGCAGCTGTGGCTGTATCCGAAGAAAAGGAAGCTCCAGCGACCTAA